The following proteins are co-located in the Polymorphospora rubra genome:
- a CDS encoding alpha/beta fold hydrolase, translating to MTELVRSADGTRIAFDIEGDGPPVVLIGGAMQFRAFDPDTGKLAHRLAARGFTVVNYDRRGRGESDAGPVGALDSEVEDVAALVDRVGGRAALYGGSSGAVIALWAAQAGVGATRLALWEAPLAPEGQGDGGETHRGLRDRIAAGDHEGAVEFFMRDMPPEWLAGSKASPAWPIMVGIAPSLVADAAALTKAQEAPWAEQWSAVDVPVLAIVGEQTLPIFPPAADALAAALPHARTGTVAAADHRWQLDAMTDTLAAFLAEHGPGAAGHR from the coding sequence ATGACCGAACTCGTCAGGTCGGCGGACGGCACCCGCATCGCGTTCGACATCGAGGGCGACGGGCCGCCGGTCGTCCTGATCGGCGGGGCGATGCAGTTCCGGGCCTTCGACCCGGACACCGGAAAGCTCGCCCACCGACTCGCGGCACGCGGGTTCACCGTCGTCAACTACGACCGGCGCGGACGCGGGGAGAGCGACGCCGGCCCGGTCGGCGCGCTCGATTCGGAGGTCGAGGACGTCGCGGCGCTGGTCGACCGGGTCGGTGGCCGCGCCGCCCTCTACGGCGGTTCGTCGGGGGCGGTCATCGCCCTGTGGGCCGCGCAGGCCGGGGTCGGCGCGACCCGGCTCGCGCTGTGGGAGGCGCCGCTGGCGCCGGAGGGGCAGGGCGACGGCGGCGAGACCCACCGCGGGCTGCGGGACCGGATCGCGGCCGGCGACCACGAGGGCGCCGTCGAGTTCTTCATGCGGGACATGCCGCCGGAGTGGCTCGCCGGCTCGAAGGCCAGCCCGGCCTGGCCGATAATGGTCGGCATCGCCCCGTCGCTGGTCGCCGACGCGGCGGCGCTGACTAAGGCGCAGGAGGCGCCGTGGGCCGAGCAGTGGTCGGCGGTCGACGTACCGGTGCTGGCCATCGTCGGCGAACAGACCCTGCCGATCTTCCCGCCGGCCGCCGACGCGCTGGCGGCCGCACTCCCCCACGCCCGCACCGGCACCGTCGCGGCCGCCGACCACCGGTGGCAACTCGACGCCATGACCGACACCCTCGCGGCGTTCCTGGCGGAACACGGTCCCGGCGCGGCCGGCCACCGCTGA
- a CDS encoding dihydrofolate reductase family protein: MRKIIASTYITLDGVIENPAWTMPYFDDDAGAFADSLQKGADALLMGRATYEGFAEAWPKMAEADGAGYMNGVRKYVASTTLTDPGWSNTTVLRGDLVEEVTKLKAQDGRNILMYGYGPVAHTLLGAGLLDEVVFWIHPVLEGGPTVTGPLADAKATLALADTRVTKSGVIIATYRPAGQ; this comes from the coding sequence ATGCGCAAGATCATCGCCTCGACGTACATCACCCTCGACGGCGTCATCGAGAACCCGGCGTGGACCATGCCGTACTTCGACGACGACGCCGGCGCCTTCGCCGACTCGCTGCAGAAGGGCGCCGACGCCCTGCTGATGGGCCGCGCCACCTACGAGGGCTTCGCCGAGGCGTGGCCGAAGATGGCGGAGGCCGACGGCGCCGGCTACATGAACGGCGTCCGCAAGTACGTCGCCTCGACCACCCTGACCGACCCCGGGTGGAGCAACACCACCGTCCTGCGGGGCGACCTGGTCGAGGAGGTCACGAAGCTCAAGGCCCAGGACGGCCGGAACATCCTGATGTACGGCTACGGCCCGGTCGCCCACACCCTGCTCGGGGCGGGCCTGCTCGACGAGGTCGTGTTCTGGATCCACCCGGTCCTCGAGGGCGGCCCCACCGTGACCGGCCCGCTCGCCGACGCGAAGGCGACCCTGGCACTCGCCGACACCCGGGTCACGAAGAGCGGCGTCATCATCGCGACGTACCGGCCGGCCGGACAGTAG